A genomic window from Streptomyces sp. NBC_01429 includes:
- the hemG gene encoding protoporphyrinogen oxidase, producing MESSSAQHVDTRPGHVVVIGGGIAGLAAAHRLLGTGVRVTLLEATDRLGGKLRTGEIEGVPVDLGAESMLARRPEAVELAGAVGLGALLQPPTATTASVWTRGALRPMPKGHVMGVPGDPAALAGLLSDEGLARIAGEPGLPPTEVGDDVSVGGHVARRLGREVVDRLVEPLLGGVYAGDAYRLSMRAAVPQLFDAVKTHDSLLAAVRDVQAKAARNPGTGAVFAGIEGGVGRLPGAVADAVRAGGGDILLETPVLGLSRASDGWRVRTDRRVLSADGVILATPAWSASVLLSEESPAAAAELAEVEYASMALITMAFRQDDLGAALPGGSGFLVPPVDGRTIKAATFSTRKWGWVADAAPGLFVLRTSVGRYGEEEQLQREDGELVDVSLTDLGDAFGLAAKPVATEVTRWTDGLPQYPVGHPDRVARVRGAVAALPGLRVCGAAYDGVGIPACVASARRAADEIIATSTLARGTGRGAGE from the coding sequence ATGGAGTCGTCGAGCGCACAGCACGTGGATACGCGTCCCGGCCATGTCGTCGTCATCGGGGGCGGCATCGCCGGTCTCGCCGCCGCGCACCGGCTGCTGGGCACCGGGGTACGGGTGACGCTGCTGGAGGCCACCGACCGGCTCGGCGGAAAGCTGCGCACGGGCGAGATCGAGGGCGTCCCCGTCGACCTCGGCGCCGAGTCGATGCTCGCGCGCCGGCCCGAGGCCGTCGAGCTGGCCGGGGCCGTCGGGCTCGGCGCGCTGCTCCAGCCGCCGACCGCGACCACCGCCTCGGTCTGGACGCGCGGCGCGCTGCGGCCCATGCCCAAGGGCCATGTGATGGGCGTACCGGGCGACCCCGCCGCACTCGCCGGGCTGCTCTCCGACGAGGGGCTCGCCCGGATCGCCGGGGAACCCGGACTGCCGCCCACCGAGGTCGGTGACGACGTCTCGGTCGGTGGCCATGTGGCGCGCCGGCTCGGCCGCGAGGTCGTCGACCGGCTGGTGGAGCCGCTGCTCGGCGGGGTCTACGCGGGCGACGCGTACCGCCTGTCCATGCGGGCGGCCGTACCGCAGCTCTTCGACGCCGTAAAAACCCATGACTCCCTGCTCGCCGCCGTCCGCGACGTCCAGGCGAAGGCCGCCCGCAACCCCGGCACCGGCGCCGTCTTCGCCGGGATCGAGGGCGGCGTGGGCCGGCTGCCCGGCGCCGTCGCCGACGCCGTGCGGGCGGGCGGCGGCGACATCCTCCTGGAGACGCCCGTACTCGGCCTGAGCCGCGCCTCCGACGGCTGGCGCGTGCGCACCGACCGGCGGGTGCTGAGCGCCGACGGGGTGATCCTCGCGACCCCCGCCTGGTCCGCCTCCGTGCTGCTCTCCGAGGAGTCCCCGGCCGCCGCCGCCGAACTCGCCGAGGTCGAGTACGCCTCGATGGCGCTGATCACCATGGCCTTCCGCCAGGACGACCTCGGCGCCGCGCTGCCCGGGGGCAGCGGCTTCCTCGTACCGCCGGTCGACGGCCGCACCATCAAGGCGGCGACCTTCTCCACCCGCAAGTGGGGCTGGGTCGCGGACGCCGCGCCCGGCCTCTTCGTGCTGCGCACCTCCGTCGGCCGCTACGGCGAGGAGGAGCAACTCCAGCGCGAGGACGGCGAACTGGTCGACGTCTCCCTGACCGACCTGGGGGACGCGTTCGGGCTCGCCGCCAAGCCGGTGGCCACCGAGGTGACCCGGTGGACCGACGGCCTGCCGCAGTACCCCGTCGGCCACCCCGACCGGGTCGCGCGGGTCCGCGGGGCCGTCGCGGCGCTGCCCGGTCTGCGGGTCTGCGGCGCGGCCTACGACGGCGTCGGCATCCCTGCCTGTGTCGCGAGCGCCCGGCGCGCGGCGGACGAGATCATCGCCACGTCGACCCTGGCGCGGGGCACCGGCCGGGGCGCGGGAGAATAG
- a CDS encoding DUF4349 domain-containing protein produces the protein MRAMPAVAAALLTVSLALAGCSAGGASDTGGNKSAARAADGAQGYEGGGAQDAATGAPGGKGKAADTRTPTSAGTHVIRTAELTVQVKSAQKALGTARTAAENAGGLVQNETTERVEDDQVMSTVVLRVPQDAYDAVLAELAGTGKLVARKSSAKDVTDQVVDVNSRVASQRASVARVRELMEQATQLSDVVALEGELSTRQAELESLLARQASLKDRTTLATITLRLSEAPVEVAEKKDDDPGFLDALGGGWDALVATLRWIGVVIGAVVPFLAVFAVLHLLWRLVRGRLPRFRTAAVTAARTPVAAPASVGTPVGAPVETPVEEGRAQD, from the coding sequence ATGCGTGCGATGCCGGCGGTAGCGGCAGCACTTCTCACCGTCTCGCTCGCGCTCGCGGGGTGCAGCGCGGGCGGGGCGTCGGACACGGGCGGGAACAAGAGCGCCGCGAGGGCGGCCGACGGCGCGCAGGGGTACGAGGGCGGCGGTGCGCAGGACGCCGCGACCGGGGCGCCGGGCGGCAAGGGGAAGGCGGCGGACACCAGGACACCCACGTCGGCCGGGACGCATGTGATCCGTACGGCCGAGCTGACCGTCCAGGTCAAGAGCGCCCAGAAGGCGTTGGGCACGGCGCGGACCGCGGCCGAGAACGCCGGGGGGCTGGTGCAGAACGAGACCACCGAGCGGGTCGAGGACGACCAGGTGATGTCGACCGTCGTGCTCCGGGTCCCGCAGGACGCGTACGACGCGGTCCTCGCCGAACTCGCGGGCACCGGAAAGCTGGTGGCGCGCAAGTCGAGCGCCAAGGACGTCACCGACCAGGTGGTCGACGTGAACAGCCGGGTCGCCTCGCAGCGGGCGAGTGTGGCGCGGGTGCGGGAGTTGATGGAGCAGGCCACCCAGCTCAGTGATGTGGTGGCGCTGGAGGGCGAGTTGAGTACGCGTCAGGCGGAGCTGGAGTCGCTGCTCGCCCGGCAGGCGTCCCTCAAGGACCGCACCACCCTGGCCACGATCACCCTGCGGCTCTCCGAGGCGCCGGTGGAGGTGGCGGAGAAGAAGGACGACGACCCGGGGTTCCTGGACGCGCTCGGCGGGGGCTGGGACGCGCTGGTCGCCACGTTGCGCTGGATCGGAGTGGTGATCGGCGCTGTGGTGCCGTTCCTCGCCGTGTTCGCGGTGCTCCATCTGCTGTGGCGGCTGGTGCGCGGCCGGCTCCCCCGGTTCCGGACCGCGGCCGTGACGGCGGCCCGGACCCCGGTGGCGGCCCCGGCGTCCGTGGGAACGCCCGTGGGAGCGCCCGTGGAGACACCCGTGGAGGAGGGACGCGCGCAGGACTGA
- a CDS encoding FAD-dependent oxidoreductase has protein sequence MAERMVVVGGDAAGMSAASQARRARGPEELEIVAFERGHFTSYSACGIPYWVGGDVPERAALIARTPREHRERAIDLRMRTEVVELDIPGQRVRARDLSDGSESWTGFDKLVVATGARPVRPALPGIDAPGVHGVQTLDDGQALLDTLARTAGRRAVVVGAGYIGVEMAEALLKRGYEVTVLHRGEQPMATLDPDMGRLVHEAMDGLGITTVGGAAVTAIRTGADGRVRAVVTEGGEYPADVVVLGIGVEPETDLAGAAGLPLGAHGGLLTDLSLRVRGHGNIWAGGDCVEVLDLVSGTHRHIALGTHANKHGQIIGANAGGGYATFPGVVGTAVSKVCELEIARTGLRERDARRAGLQYVTATIESTNSAGYYPGAAPMTVKMLAERRTGRLLGVQIVGREGAAKRVDIAAVALTAGMTVERMTTLDLGYAPPFSPVWDPVLVAARKAVTAVRAAGV, from the coding sequence ATGGCGGAGCGCATGGTGGTCGTCGGGGGCGACGCGGCGGGGATGTCCGCCGCGTCGCAGGCCCGCAGGGCGCGGGGGCCCGAGGAGCTGGAGATCGTCGCGTTCGAGCGCGGCCACTTCACCTCGTACTCCGCCTGCGGCATCCCCTACTGGGTGGGCGGGGACGTTCCGGAGCGTGCCGCGCTGATCGCGCGCACCCCTCGGGAGCATCGAGAACGAGCCATTGATCTGCGCATGCGCACGGAGGTCGTGGAGCTGGACATTCCCGGACAGCGGGTACGGGCCCGTGATCTCTCCGACGGCTCCGAGAGCTGGACGGGGTTCGACAAGCTGGTCGTCGCGACGGGCGCCCGTCCGGTGCGGCCCGCGCTGCCCGGGATCGACGCGCCGGGCGTGCACGGGGTGCAGACGCTGGACGACGGCCAGGCGCTGCTGGACACCCTCGCGCGCACGGCGGGCAGGCGCGCGGTGGTCGTCGGCGCGGGCTACATCGGGGTCGAGATGGCGGAGGCGCTGCTGAAGCGCGGCTACGAGGTCACCGTCCTGCACCGGGGCGAACAGCCGATGGCCACGCTCGATCCGGACATGGGGCGGCTGGTCCACGAGGCGATGGACGGGCTGGGCATCACGACGGTGGGCGGCGCGGCGGTCACCGCGATCCGCACCGGCGCGGACGGCCGGGTGCGGGCCGTGGTCACCGAGGGCGGCGAGTATCCGGCGGACGTGGTCGTGCTCGGGATCGGCGTCGAGCCGGAGACGGACCTCGCGGGCGCCGCCGGGCTGCCGCTGGGGGCGCACGGCGGGCTGCTGACCGATCTGTCCCTGCGGGTGCGCGGTCACGGGAACATCTGGGCGGGCGGCGACTGCGTGGAGGTCCTCGACCTGGTCTCGGGCACGCACCGGCACATCGCGCTGGGGACGCACGCCAACAAGCACGGCCAGATCATCGGCGCGAACGCGGGCGGCGGCTACGCCACGTTCCCCGGCGTGGTCGGCACGGCGGTCAGCAAGGTCTGCGAGCTGGAGATCGCCCGTACGGGGCTGCGCGAGCGGGACGCCCGGCGGGCGGGGCTCCAGTACGTGACGGCGACGATCGAGTCCACCAACAGCGCGGGCTACTACCCGGGGGCGGCGCCGATGACGGTCAAGATGCTCGCGGAGCGCCGTACGGGCCGGCTGCTGGGGGTCCAGATCGTCGGCCGCGAGGGCGCGGCGAAGCGGGTGGACATCGCGGCGGTGGCGCTGACCGCGGGGATGACCGTGGAGCGGATGACGACTCTGGACCTGGGCTACGCCCCGCCCTTCTCCCCGGTCTGGGACCCGGTCCTGGTCGCCGCGCGCAAGGCCGTGACTGCGGTGCGCGCGGCGGGGGTGTAG
- the hemE gene encoding uroporphyrinogen decarboxylase, translated as MSAIDRPSGQQTKTYESAFMKACRREPVPHTPVWFMRQAGRSLPEYLKVREGIPMLESCMRPELVAEITLQPVRRHKVDAAIYFSDIVVPLKAIGLDLDIKPGVGPVVAEPIRTRADLARLRDLTPDDVWYVTEAMGLLTAELGQTPLIGFAGAPFTLASYLVEGGPSRNHEHTKAMMYGDPQLWADLLDRLADITAAFLKVQIEAGASAVQLFDSWVGALAPADYRRSVQPASAKVFDAVAAYGVPRIHFGVGTGELLGAMGEAGADVVGVDWRVPLDEAARRVGPGKALQGNLDPAVLFAPPSVVETKADEVLRAAAGLEGHVFNLGHGVLPSMDPDALSRLVAYVHERTAR; from the coding sequence GTGAGTGCCATTGACCGCCCTTCGGGCCAGCAGACGAAGACGTACGAATCGGCCTTTATGAAGGCGTGCAGGCGCGAACCCGTGCCGCACACGCCGGTCTGGTTCATGCGGCAGGCGGGGCGCTCGCTGCCGGAGTACCTGAAGGTGCGCGAAGGGATTCCGATGCTGGAGTCCTGCATGCGGCCCGAGCTGGTCGCCGAGATCACGCTCCAGCCGGTACGGCGTCACAAGGTCGACGCCGCGATCTACTTCAGCGACATCGTCGTCCCGCTCAAGGCGATCGGCCTCGACCTCGACATCAAGCCCGGCGTCGGACCCGTCGTCGCCGAGCCCATCCGCACCCGCGCGGACCTGGCCCGGCTGCGCGACCTCACCCCCGACGACGTCTGGTACGTCACCGAGGCGATGGGCCTGCTCACCGCCGAACTGGGTCAGACCCCGCTCATCGGCTTCGCCGGCGCGCCGTTCACGCTCGCCAGCTACCTCGTGGAGGGCGGCCCGTCCCGCAACCACGAGCACACCAAGGCCATGATGTACGGCGACCCGCAGCTCTGGGCCGACCTGCTGGACCGGCTCGCCGACATCACCGCCGCCTTCCTCAAGGTCCAGATCGAGGCGGGCGCGAGCGCCGTCCAGCTGTTCGACTCCTGGGTGGGCGCGCTGGCCCCCGCCGACTACCGCCGCTCCGTCCAGCCCGCCTCGGCGAAGGTCTTCGACGCGGTCGCCGCGTACGGCGTGCCGCGCATCCACTTCGGCGTCGGTACGGGCGAGCTGCTCGGCGCCATGGGCGAGGCGGGCGCGGACGTCGTCGGCGTCGACTGGCGCGTCCCGCTCGACGAGGCCGCCCGCAGGGTCGGCCCCGGCAAGGCCCTCCAGGGCAACCTGGACCCGGCCGTGCTCTTCGCCCCGCCGTCGGTCGTGGAGACCAAGGCCGACGAGGTGCTCCGGGCGGCGGCCGGTCTTGAGGGCCACGTCTTCAACCTCGGCCACGGCGTGCTGCCCAGCATGGACCCGGACGCGCTGTCGCGGCTGGTGGCGTACGTGCACGAGCGCACGGCCCGCTGA
- a CDS encoding DUF3000 domain-containing protein, translating into MAAAQGQFSDHSNGTEGTGGKEGDSVPPAFRSAVETLRAARLRPEIEIDPTPPPKRLAPYAYALEAAVVEGEDDLADGRLILLHDPSGHDAWQGTFRLVTLVRAELEPEMAADPLLPEVCWSWLTGALEARGLSYGEASGTVTRAGSHYFGGLAERRPATQIEIRASWTPREGLGGVPDSAAHLAAWCDLLCQIAGLPPLSAGTAPGPGETGTGAGVVSLPQRRGPQVP; encoded by the coding sequence ATGGCTGCGGCTCAGGGACAGTTTTCCGATCATTCCAACGGCACCGAGGGAACAGGCGGCAAGGAGGGTGATTCCGTCCCGCCCGCGTTCCGTTCGGCGGTCGAGACCTTGCGGGCGGCGCGGCTGCGCCCGGAGATCGAGATCGACCCGACCCCGCCGCCGAAGCGGCTGGCGCCGTACGCGTACGCCCTGGAGGCGGCGGTCGTGGAGGGCGAGGACGACCTCGCCGACGGCCGGCTCATCCTGCTGCACGACCCCTCGGGCCACGACGCCTGGCAGGGCACCTTCCGGCTGGTCACGCTCGTACGGGCGGAGCTGGAGCCGGAGATGGCCGCCGACCCGCTGCTGCCCGAGGTGTGCTGGTCCTGGCTGACGGGCGCGCTGGAGGCGCGCGGGCTGTCCTACGGGGAGGCCAGCGGCACCGTCACCCGCGCCGGATCACACTATTTCGGGGGACTCGCCGAGCGCAGACCGGCGACCCAGATCGAGATCCGGGCGTCCTGGACTCCGCGCGAGGGGCTGGGCGGGGTGCCCGACTCGGCGGCGCACCTGGCGGCCTGGTGCGATCTGCTCTGCCAGATCGCGGGACTGCCGCCGCTCTCCGCCGGCACGGCGCCGGGCCCCGGCGAGACCGGAACGGGCGCGGGCGTGGTGTCGCTGCCGCAGCGGCGCGGCCCACAGGTGCCCTGA
- a CDS encoding helix-turn-helix transcriptional regulator, whose product MSVLLEQPASLVAYRPNKPTAMVVVADPRVRSTVTRHLWALGVRDVIEASSIAEARPRVGNPRDICVADVHLPDGSGLTLLSETRAAGWPNGLALSAADDIGAVRNALAGGVKGYVVTGTRTNIGHPGRPGAAPLGPGQRMHRRPPGAPSHPGGYRELSGREVEVLRLVAEGQSNKAIGVSMGLSALTVKSHLARIARKLGTGDRAGMVAVALRTGIIH is encoded by the coding sequence GTGTCCGTTCTCCTTGAGCAGCCCGCAAGCCTGGTCGCCTACCGCCCGAACAAGCCGACGGCCATGGTCGTCGTGGCCGACCCCCGCGTCCGCTCCACCGTCACCCGCCACCTGTGGGCCCTCGGAGTACGGGACGTCATCGAGGCGTCGTCCATCGCGGAGGCCCGCCCCCGCGTCGGCAACCCGCGCGACATCTGCGTTGCCGACGTCCACCTGCCCGACGGTTCCGGGCTGACCCTGCTGTCCGAGACCCGCGCCGCGGGCTGGCCCAACGGCCTCGCCCTCTCCGCGGCCGACGACATCGGCGCGGTGCGCAACGCCCTCGCGGGCGGCGTCAAGGGCTACGTGGTAACCGGAACCCGTACGAACATCGGCCACCCCGGCCGCCCCGGCGCCGCCCCCCTGGGCCCGGGACAGCGCATGCACCGCCGCCCGCCCGGCGCCCCGAGCCACCCCGGTGGCTACCGCGAGCTGTCCGGCCGCGAGGTCGAGGTGCTCCGGCTCGTCGCTGAGGGGCAGTCCAACAAGGCCATCGGAGTCTCGATGGGCCTGTCCGCACTCACCGTCAAGAGCCACCTCGCCCGGATCGCGCGCAAGCTCGGCACGGGCGACCGGGCCGGAATGGTCGCCGTGGCCCTCCGAACCGGAATCATCCACTGA
- a CDS encoding ribonuclease D has product MTDAQDTAAEPALRTTGGAPPDDVESAPIPLLEPREGIPPVIATDEALAEVIAAFAAGTGPVAVDAERASGYRYGQRAYLVQLRRAGAGTALIDPVGCPDLSGLGEVLADTEWILHAATQDLPCLREIGMIPTRLFDTELAGRLAGFPRVGLGAMVENVLGYALEKGHSAVDWSTRPLPEPWLRYAALDVELLVDLRDALEKELDRQGKLDWARQEFDAIASAPPAPPRKDPWRRTSGMHKVRRRRQMAVVRELWTTRDKVAQRRDVSPGKVLSDTAIVEASLALPANVHALTGLPGFGHRMGRRQLEQWQAAVDRAKELPDNELPQPGQPFSGPPPPRSWADKDPEAAARLSAARAAVSALAERLNMPQENLITPDTVRRVCWEPPHERTVESVEAALAAHGARAWQVEQVAPLLTRALSASASA; this is encoded by the coding sequence GTGACCGACGCCCAAGACACCGCAGCAGAGCCAGCACTGCGAACCACCGGGGGCGCTCCCCCGGACGACGTCGAATCGGCGCCGATCCCCTTGCTGGAGCCCCGCGAGGGCATTCCGCCCGTGATCGCCACCGACGAGGCGCTCGCGGAAGTGATCGCGGCCTTCGCCGCGGGCACCGGACCCGTCGCCGTCGACGCGGAGCGCGCGTCCGGCTACCGGTACGGACAGCGCGCCTACCTCGTCCAGCTGCGCCGCGCGGGCGCCGGGACGGCGCTGATCGACCCGGTGGGCTGCCCCGACCTCTCCGGCCTCGGCGAGGTGCTCGCCGACACCGAGTGGATCCTGCACGCCGCCACCCAGGACCTGCCCTGCCTGCGCGAAATAGGCATGATCCCCACCCGGCTGTTCGACACGGAGCTGGCCGGCCGGCTGGCGGGCTTCCCCCGGGTCGGCCTCGGCGCGATGGTCGAGAACGTCCTCGGGTACGCCCTGGAGAAGGGCCACTCCGCCGTCGACTGGTCGACCCGGCCGCTCCCCGAGCCCTGGCTGCGGTACGCCGCGCTCGACGTGGAGCTGCTCGTCGACCTGCGGGACGCGCTGGAGAAGGAGCTGGACCGCCAGGGCAAGCTGGACTGGGCCCGCCAGGAGTTCGACGCGATCGCCTCGGCCCCGCCCGCGCCGCCGCGCAAGGACCCCTGGCGCCGTACGTCCGGGATGCACAAGGTGCGCCGCCGGCGTCAGATGGCCGTCGTACGGGAGCTGTGGACCACCCGCGACAAGGTCGCGCAGCGGCGCGACGTCTCCCCCGGAAAGGTGCTGAGCGACACCGCGATCGTCGAGGCGTCGCTCGCCCTGCCCGCGAACGTGCACGCGCTGACCGGGCTGCCGGGCTTCGGCCACCGGATGGGAAGACGTCAGCTGGAGCAGTGGCAGGCGGCGGTCGACCGGGCGAAGGAGCTGCCGGACAACGAGCTGCCCCAGCCGGGCCAGCCCTTCTCGGGTCCGCCCCCGCCCCGTTCCTGGGCCGACAAGGACCCGGAGGCGGCGGCCCGGCTGTCCGCCGCCCGTGCGGCGGTCTCGGCGCTCGCCGAGCGGCTCAACATGCCGCAGGAGAACCTGATCACCCCGGACACCGTCCGCCGCGTCTGCTGGGAGCCGCCGCACGAGCGGACGGTGGAGAGCGTCGAGGCGGCCCTGGCCGCGCACGGGGCGCGGGCCTGGCAGGTGGAGCAGGTGGCGCCGCTGCTGACGCGCGCGCTGTCGGCCTCCGCGTCCGCCTAG
- a CDS encoding thiolase family protein: MPRTVRDVVFVDGVRTPFGKAGPKGMYHETRADDLVVKAIRELLRRNPDLDPARIDEVAIAATTQIGDQGLTLGRTAGILAGLPQSVPGYSIDRMCAGALTAVTSTAGSIAFGAYDIVVAGGVEHMGRHPMGEGVDPNPRFVSEKLVDDSALFMGMTAENLHDRFPRLTKARADEYAVRSQEKAAKAYANGSIQQDLVPISIRRTSPEAGETGWGLATADEPMRPGTTLETLAGLKTPFRPHGRVTAGNAAGLNDGATASLIAAEDFAREQGLPVRMRLVSYAFAGVEPEVMGYGPIPATEKALAKAGLSISDIGLFEVNEAFAVQVLAFLDHYGIADDDERVNQYGGAIAFGHPLASSGVRLMTQLARQFEAQPQVRYGLTTMCVGFGMGATVIWENPHFDGGDK; the protein is encoded by the coding sequence GTGCCTCGTACCGTCAGGGATGTCGTCTTCGTCGACGGCGTCCGCACCCCGTTCGGCAAGGCGGGCCCGAAGGGCATGTACCACGAGACCCGGGCCGACGATCTCGTCGTGAAGGCGATCCGGGAGCTGCTGCGCCGCAACCCGGACCTCGACCCCGCCCGGATCGACGAGGTCGCCATCGCCGCCACCACCCAGATCGGTGACCAGGGGCTCACGCTGGGGCGGACCGCGGGCATCCTCGCGGGGCTGCCCCAGTCCGTGCCCGGGTACTCGATCGACCGCATGTGCGCCGGCGCGCTGACCGCCGTCACCAGCACCGCGGGGTCGATCGCGTTCGGCGCGTACGACATCGTCGTGGCAGGCGGTGTCGAGCACATGGGCCGCCACCCGATGGGCGAGGGCGTCGACCCGAACCCGCGGTTCGTCTCCGAGAAGCTCGTGGACGACTCCGCGCTGTTCATGGGCATGACGGCCGAGAACCTGCACGACCGCTTCCCGCGGCTGACGAAGGCGCGCGCCGACGAGTACGCGGTGCGCTCGCAGGAGAAGGCCGCCAAGGCGTACGCCAACGGCTCGATCCAGCAGGACCTGGTGCCGATCTCGATCCGCCGCACCAGCCCGGAGGCCGGCGAGACCGGCTGGGGCCTGGCCACCGCCGACGAGCCCATGCGGCCCGGTACGACGCTGGAGACGCTGGCCGGCCTCAAGACGCCCTTCCGGCCGCACGGCCGGGTCACCGCGGGCAACGCGGCGGGGCTCAACGACGGCGCCACCGCCTCGCTGATCGCCGCCGAGGACTTCGCCCGCGAGCAGGGGCTGCCGGTCAGGATGCGGCTGGTCTCGTACGCCTTCGCGGGCGTCGAGCCCGAGGTGATGGGGTACGGGCCGATCCCCGCGACCGAGAAGGCCCTCGCCAAGGCGGGGCTCTCGATCTCCGACATCGGTCTCTTCGAGGTCAACGAGGCGTTCGCCGTGCAGGTGCTCGCCTTCCTCGACCACTACGGCATCGCGGACGACGACGAGCGCGTCAACCAGTACGGCGGCGCGATCGCCTTCGGCCACCCGCTGGCCTCCTCCGGCGTCCGGCTGATGACCCAGCTGGCGCGGCAGTTCGAGGCACAGCCGCAGGTCCGTTACGGGCTGACGACGATGTGCGTCGGCTTCGGCATGGGCGCGACGGTCATCTGGGAGAACCCGCACTTCGACGGAGGCGACAAGTGA